From the genome of Streptomyces sp. V1I1, one region includes:
- a CDS encoding ferritin-like domain-containing protein, which yields MSTHDRYTHAPESFHWQVPASGAARFSWEYEDGRDRLLALYQKGKDKQWDGVKRIDWDLEVDPYDPLGTPDEALTLYGSRHWPKLTEKDKGELRRHYTSWQFSQFLHGEQGAMVCAARIVESVPDLDAKFYSATQTMDEARHAEIYSRFLHDKIGMLYPINDNLQGLLGDTLRDSRWDMPYLGMQVLIEGLALAAFGLLRDTTDKPLPKQILAYIMQDEARHVAFGRMALRDYYKELSDAELREREDFVIEGCYLMRDRLSGVEVLENFGIPKAEAAELSEQSEFLQLFRKLLFSRIVPCVKDIGLWGERLQKAYLDMGVFEMGDANLDLLMSQDEEIAEQLDRERFATEEQARVAEVEEAIAEGAQAAG from the coding sequence GTGTCGACTCACGACCGCTACACGCATGCCCCGGAGAGCTTCCACTGGCAGGTCCCGGCCTCCGGCGCGGCCCGCTTCAGCTGGGAGTACGAAGACGGCCGCGACCGACTGCTCGCCCTGTACCAGAAGGGCAAGGACAAGCAGTGGGACGGCGTCAAACGCATCGACTGGGACCTCGAGGTCGATCCGTACGACCCGCTGGGCACCCCCGACGAGGCGCTCACTCTCTACGGCTCGCGCCACTGGCCGAAGCTGACCGAGAAGGACAAGGGGGAGCTGCGCAGGCACTACACCTCCTGGCAGTTCAGCCAGTTCCTGCACGGCGAGCAGGGCGCGATGGTGTGCGCGGCGCGGATCGTGGAGTCGGTGCCCGATCTGGACGCGAAGTTCTACTCCGCCACCCAGACGATGGACGAGGCCCGGCACGCGGAGATCTACAGCCGCTTCCTGCACGACAAGATCGGGATGCTCTACCCGATCAACGACAACCTCCAGGGGCTGCTCGGCGACACCCTGCGCGACTCCCGCTGGGACATGCCGTACCTGGGCATGCAGGTCCTCATCGAAGGGCTCGCGCTCGCCGCGTTCGGCCTGCTCCGGGACACGACGGACAAGCCGCTGCCGAAGCAGATTCTGGCTTACATCATGCAGGACGAGGCCCGCCATGTCGCCTTCGGGCGGATGGCGCTGCGCGACTACTACAAGGAGCTCAGCGACGCGGAGCTGCGCGAGCGCGAGGATTTCGTCATCGAGGGCTGCTACTTGATGCGCGACCGGCTCAGCGGGGTCGAGGTGCTGGAGAACTTCGGCATCCCCAAGGCCGAGGCGGCGGAGCTCTCCGAGCAGTCCGAGTTCCTGCAGCTGTTCCGGAAGCTGCTGTTCAGCCGGATCGTGCCGTGCGTCAAGGACATCGGGCTGTGGGGCGAGCGCCTGCAGAAGGCGTATCTGGACATGGGCGTCTTCGAGATGGGCGACGCCAACCTCGACCTCCTCATGTCCCAGGACGAGGAGATCGCCGAGCAGCTCGACCGCGAACGCTTCGCGACGGAGGAGCAGGCGCGGGTCGCGGAGGTGGAGGAAGCGATCGCGGAGGGCGCGCAGGCGGCGGGCTGA
- a CDS encoding diiron oxygenase: MTTVTESDVQQLRDALGPLRDREQVAQRLLESSAKHSFDPDKELDWDSPVEEGKWFWPPELLSLYDTPLWRKMSEDQRLDLARREAASLASLGIWFEIILMQLLVRHIYDKSVTSSHVRYALTEIADECRHSMMFARLIQKGGAPAYPVPRLYHNLARVLKTVSTTPGSFAATLLGEEILDWMQRLTFPDERVQTLVRGVTRIHVVEEARHVRYAREELRRQMVTAPRWEQEFTRLSCGEAARVFSVCFVNPQVYTDVGLDRREAVAQVKASGHRREVMQSGAKRLTDFLDDIGVLRGPGRRLWKSSGLLA; this comes from the coding sequence ATGACAACAGTGACCGAAAGCGACGTGCAGCAGCTCCGCGACGCACTCGGCCCGCTCCGGGACCGGGAGCAGGTCGCCCAGCGTCTCCTCGAGTCCTCCGCCAAGCACTCCTTCGACCCCGACAAGGAGCTCGACTGGGACTCCCCGGTCGAGGAGGGCAAGTGGTTCTGGCCGCCGGAGCTGCTCTCCCTCTACGACACCCCGCTGTGGCGCAAGATGTCCGAGGACCAGCGGCTGGACCTGGCCAGGCGCGAGGCCGCGTCGCTCGCCTCGCTGGGCATCTGGTTCGAGATCATCCTGATGCAGCTGCTGGTCAGGCACATCTACGACAAGTCGGTGACCAGCAGCCATGTCCGGTACGCGCTCACCGAGATCGCGGACGAGTGCCGGCACTCGATGATGTTCGCCCGGCTGATCCAGAAGGGCGGGGCGCCGGCGTATCCCGTACCGCGGCTCTACCACAATCTGGCGCGCGTCCTGAAGACCGTCTCGACCACACCCGGTTCGTTCGCGGCGACGCTGCTCGGCGAGGAGATCCTCGACTGGATGCAGCGCCTCACCTTCCCGGACGAGCGCGTCCAGACCCTGGTGCGCGGCGTGACCCGCATCCATGTGGTGGAGGAGGCGCGCCATGTGCGGTACGCCCGCGAGGAGTTGCGCCGGCAGATGGTGACAGCGCCGCGCTGGGAGCAGGAGTTCACGCGCCTCAGCTGCGGGGAGGCGGCGCGGGTCTTCTCGGTCTGCTTCGTGAATCCGCAGGTGTACACGGACGTGGGCCTCGACCGGCGCGAGGCGGTCGCCCAGGTGAAGGCGAGCGGCCACCGCCGCGAGGTGATGCAGTCGGGCGCGAAGCGGCTGACGGACTTCCTCGACGACATCGGCGTCCTGCGGGGCCCGGGCCGCAGGCTCTGGAAGAGCTCCGGCCTCCTCGCGTAA
- a CDS encoding amidase, whose product MTAEEALERIARLDPELCAFIEVWGDAASSACEVSPELPLAGMPFAVKGPLGIRSYAARRLIAAGAVPVGSTAVPGPGTYWQTWGLGAHGRTVNPWRPDRTPGGSSAGSAVAVAARMVGLATGSDGAGSVRIPAAWCGVFGLKTTNGLLPSPDRTGLATAGVLTRTAADARAYLRCVLDGYAEVRPPFPVRARWSPDLGFARTDPEVASVARAAVERLASAGVVRLDERPFALLDPRDAWQAVRRGQPSAGSAVRTENDRRLDALFTEAELLLTPATPNRPHGHEGPGELYSTALTWAFNLSGHPAASIPAGFTSDGCPAGLQLVAARGADVSLLEMGVAAERYTIMVRP is encoded by the coding sequence ATGACGGCGGAAGAGGCTCTGGAGCGGATCGCGCGGCTGGACCCTGAGCTGTGCGCCTTCATCGAGGTGTGGGGCGATGCGGCCTCATCGGCATGCGAGGTTTCGCCCGAACTCCCCCTTGCCGGGATGCCGTTCGCCGTGAAGGGGCCCTTGGGTATCCGTTCGTACGCGGCCCGGCGGCTGATCGCGGCGGGCGCGGTGCCGGTCGGCTCGACGGCGGTGCCGGGCCCCGGCACGTACTGGCAGACCTGGGGTCTCGGCGCGCACGGCCGCACGGTCAACCCCTGGCGCCCGGACCGTACGCCGGGCGGCTCGTCGGCCGGTTCGGCGGTGGCGGTCGCGGCGAGGATGGTGGGCCTGGCCACCGGCAGCGACGGGGCGGGGTCGGTACGCATCCCGGCGGCCTGGTGCGGGGTGTTCGGCCTGAAGACGACGAACGGCCTGCTGCCCTCGCCCGACCGGACCGGCCTGGCGACGGCGGGGGTGCTGACGCGCACGGCGGCGGACGCGCGGGCGTATCTGCGCTGCGTCCTTGACGGGTACGCGGAGGTGCGGCCGCCGTTCCCGGTACGGGCGCGCTGGTCGCCCGACCTGGGTTTCGCGCGGACGGACCCGGAGGTGGCGTCGGTCGCGCGGGCTGCGGTGGAGCGGCTGGCCTCGGCCGGAGTCGTACGCCTCGACGAGCGGCCGTTCGCGCTTCTCGACCCGAGGGACGCGTGGCAGGCTGTACGGCGTGGACAGCCTTCGGCGGGGTCGGCGGTGCGCACGGAGAACGACCGCCGTCTCGACGCACTGTTCACGGAAGCAGAGCTGCTCCTCACCCCGGCCACCCCGAACCGCCCGCACGGCCACGAAGGACCGGGCGAGCTCTACTCCACCGCCCTGACCTGGGCGTTCAACCTCAGCGGCCACCCGGCGGCAAGCATCCCGGCCGGCTTCACGAGCGACGGCTGCCCGGCCGGCCTGCAACTGGTCGCGGCGCGCGGCGCGGACGTCTCGCTCCTCGAAATGGGGGTGGCGGCGGAGCGGTACACGATTATGGTGCGCCCATGA
- a CDS encoding Uma2 family endonuclease, giving the protein MSAAREYGLDEQYEWARPPAGGWTADDLDRLPNLPPHTELIDGSLVFMSPQTHFHMVTLRLLENALLDFAPEDLDVIREMTTKLARRDRPEPDLMVVPRGATTGPRQTWYDPDDILLAVEIVSADSVERDREVKPRKYARAGIRHFWRVEEDDGLPVVYVYELDPATRTYADTGIHHKQLKLDLPFPLDIDLTAVNRRGQQPG; this is encoded by the coding sequence ATGAGCGCCGCACGCGAGTACGGGCTGGACGAGCAGTACGAGTGGGCCCGCCCGCCGGCCGGCGGCTGGACGGCGGACGACCTCGACAGGCTTCCGAATCTTCCTCCGCACACGGAGCTGATCGACGGGAGCCTCGTCTTCATGAGTCCGCAGACCCACTTCCATATGGTCACCCTGCGCCTATTGGAGAACGCCTTGCTGGACTTCGCGCCTGAGGATCTCGACGTCATCCGCGAGATGACCACCAAGCTGGCCAGACGGGATCGGCCGGAGCCCGACCTGATGGTGGTGCCCCGGGGCGCGACCACCGGCCCGCGGCAGACCTGGTACGACCCCGACGACATCCTTCTGGCCGTCGAGATCGTCTCCGCAGACTCCGTGGAACGTGACCGCGAGGTCAAGCCCCGCAAGTACGCCAGGGCAGGCATCCGGCACTTCTGGCGTGTGGAGGAGGACGACGGGCTCCCTGTCGTGTACGTCTACGAGCTCGACCCCGCCACCCGCACGTACGCGGACACCGGTATCCACCACAAGCAGCTCAAGCTGGACCTCCCGTTCCCCCTCGACATCGACCTCACCGCCGTCAACCGCCGCGGGCAGCAGCCGGGCTGA
- a CDS encoding zinc-ribbon domain-containing protein yields the protein MIIFGTKGYLYQLAILTLVCGRCGNPSAHTLRKRVTKFTLFFVPLFPFSTKYATQCTFCGMEQQVTKEQAEQLQLQGAGGPGGQAYGQPQQQPGQQPYQY from the coding sequence ATGATCATCTTCGGCACCAAGGGCTACCTCTACCAGCTGGCGATACTCACGCTGGTGTGCGGGCGCTGCGGCAATCCCTCCGCGCACACGCTCAGGAAGCGCGTCACGAAGTTCACGCTGTTCTTCGTGCCGCTGTTCCCGTTCTCGACGAAGTACGCGACGCAGTGCACGTTCTGCGGCATGGAGCAGCAGGTGACCAAGGAGCAGGCGGAGCAGCTGCAGCTCCAGGGCGCGGGCGGGCCGGGCGGTCAGGCGTACGGGCAGCCGCAGCAGCAGCCCGGCCAGCAGCCGTACCAGTACTGA
- a CDS encoding FtsW/RodA/SpoVE family cell cycle protein, which yields MTATTGDAPPPELRLTKRRGVELSLLVCAVLMCVYGYIDVGLTKNSAVPPDAVRYGAGLGVLALLAHLAVRFCAPYADPLLLPIAVLLNGLGLVLIYRLDLETPLDEAAPAQLIWSTLGVALFIVAVVFLRDHRVLQRYAYLSVVAALVLMIVPILFPAVNGAKIWIRIGGLSFQPGEFAKILLAVFFAAYLAANRNALAYTGRRIWRLQLPTGRVLGPIVTIWLLSVVVLVLERDLGTSLLFFGLFVIMLYVATGRTGWIAVGLLLAAAGAFAVGALEPHVHSRVEDWLDPFATIRAGQGPSQLAQSLFAFAAGGMLGAGLGLGHSILIGFAAKSDFILATAGEELGLVGLTAIFMLYALMVARGYRAGLALRDPFGRLLAIGLASIIALQVFVIAGGVMGLIPLTGMAMPFLAQGGSSVVTNWIIVALLIRVSDSARAPHPDVVDTGVIALVLEDER from the coding sequence ATGACCGCAACGACGGGCGACGCTCCTCCGCCCGAACTACGCCTCACCAAGCGGCGGGGCGTCGAGCTCTCGCTCCTCGTCTGCGCCGTCCTCATGTGCGTCTACGGCTACATCGACGTCGGCCTGACGAAGAACAGCGCGGTTCCGCCGGACGCCGTGCGCTACGGAGCGGGCCTCGGCGTACTGGCCCTCCTCGCGCATCTCGCCGTGCGCTTTTGCGCCCCGTACGCCGACCCGCTGCTGCTGCCCATCGCGGTCCTCCTCAACGGCCTCGGCCTGGTGCTCATCTACCGTCTCGACCTGGAGACCCCGCTCGACGAGGCCGCGCCCGCCCAGCTGATCTGGTCCACACTCGGTGTCGCGCTGTTCATCGTGGCCGTCGTTTTCCTGCGCGACCACCGGGTCCTGCAGCGCTACGCGTATCTCTCGGTCGTCGCCGCCCTCGTCCTGATGATCGTGCCGATCCTCTTCCCCGCCGTGAACGGCGCCAAGATCTGGATCCGGATCGGTGGACTCTCCTTCCAGCCGGGCGAGTTCGCCAAGATCCTGCTCGCCGTCTTCTTCGCCGCGTATCTCGCGGCCAACCGCAACGCCCTGGCCTACACCGGCCGCCGGATCTGGCGGCTCCAGCTGCCCACCGGCCGGGTGCTCGGCCCGATCGTCACGATCTGGCTGCTCAGCGTCGTCGTGCTGGTCCTCGAACGCGACCTCGGCACCTCGCTGCTCTTCTTCGGACTCTTCGTGATCATGCTGTACGTAGCGACCGGCCGGACCGGCTGGATCGCGGTCGGCCTGCTGCTCGCGGCGGCCGGCGCGTTCGCCGTCGGCGCCCTCGAACCGCACGTCCACAGCCGGGTCGAGGACTGGCTCGACCCGTTCGCCACCATCAGGGCGGGCCAGGGCCCAAGCCAGCTCGCCCAGTCGCTCTTCGCCTTCGCCGCCGGCGGGATGCTCGGCGCGGGTCTCGGCCTCGGGCACTCCATCCTCATCGGCTTCGCCGCCAAGTCGGACTTCATCCTCGCCACCGCGGGCGAGGAGCTCGGCCTGGTGGGCCTGACCGCGATCTTCATGCTGTACGCGCTGATGGTGGCGCGCGGCTACCGCGCCGGGCTCGCCCTGCGCGACCCCTTCGGACGGCTGCTCGCCATCGGACTCGCCTCGATCATCGCCCTCCAGGTGTTCGTCATCGCGGGCGGCGTGATGGGTCTGATCCCGCTGACCGGCATGGCGATGCCCTTCCTCGCCCAGGGCGGTTCGTCCGTCGTCACCAACTGGATCATCGTGGCGCTGCTCATCAGGGTCAGCGACTCGGCCCGCGCGCCGCATCCCGACGTGGTCGACACGGGGGTCATCGCCCTGGTCCTGGAGGACGAACGGTGA
- a CDS encoding nuclease-related domain-containing protein, which translates to MTGLRVTPAREQGRDRLYVSLPDGRNVAWYDRDSGRVSLVSERHRADALAALAPYLTGEVTVGPPPVPTSADLARLALHPDDDLAPNRPGEALHADLDRLPAGRRFRQDPRRAELAAQQLLGDSLDRLEVAGWRIIHSVPLPGADRIDHLAVGPGGVLAVHTLAAHRLRVRIADPMVRAGRGVPGPLLRLTRRRAERATLALTAAVRPVLAVVGAARLDVLPAPPDVRILREDEVPALARLGGVLKPADIEALYAAARDRRTWLRA; encoded by the coding sequence ATGACGGGACTGCGCGTCACACCGGCACGCGAGCAGGGCCGGGACCGGCTGTACGTCAGCCTTCCGGACGGCCGCAACGTCGCCTGGTACGACAGGGACAGCGGCCGCGTCAGCCTGGTCTCCGAACGCCACCGCGCCGATGCGCTGGCCGCTCTCGCCCCGTATCTGACCGGCGAGGTCACCGTCGGACCGCCGCCCGTGCCCACCTCCGCCGATCTCGCCAGGCTGGCCCTGCACCCGGACGACGACCTCGCCCCCAACCGCCCCGGCGAGGCGCTCCACGCCGATCTGGACCGCCTCCCCGCCGGGCGCCGCTTCCGGCAGGACCCGCGCCGCGCGGAACTCGCCGCCCAGCAGCTGCTCGGCGACAGCCTCGACCGGCTGGAGGTCGCGGGCTGGCGGATCATTCACTCGGTGCCGCTGCCCGGCGCCGACCGCATCGACCATCTGGCCGTCGGCCCGGGCGGGGTGCTGGCCGTACACACCCTGGCGGCCCACCGGCTGCGGGTGCGGATCGCCGATCCGATGGTGCGGGCCGGCCGCGGTGTGCCGGGCCCGCTGCTGCGGCTGACCCGCCGCAGGGCCGAGCGGGCGACCCTCGCGCTGACGGCGGCGGTGCGCCCGGTCCTCGCCGTGGTGGGGGCGGCGCGGCTGGATGTGCTGCCCGCGCCACCGGACGTACGGATTCTGCGGGAGGACGAGGTGCCCGCGCTGGCCAGGCTCGGCGGAGTACTGAAGCCCGCGGACATCGAGGCGCTGTACGCGGCGGCGCGCGACCGCCGCACCTGGCTGCGCGCGTAA
- a CDS encoding penicillin-binding transpeptidase domain-containing protein, whose protein sequence is MIPYIRRAAALCLLLLVALLVNAARVQIVESTSLDKNPANRRLAIARYDEPRGDILVGGKPVTGSKDTGQQLRYERTYTQGPMYAPVTGYASQTYGTTLVENAEDGVLTGTDAMLAPLPFWDDISRIQPPGGNVVTTIRPSMQRAAFDGLGGKRGAVAALEPSTGRIQALVSSPSYDPGLLSGTGPPVKTEWAKLNTSGSQPMLNRAIRQTYPPGSAFKIVTAAAALDAGVVTDVDAPSGAPDPYVLPGTRTTLPNAADGCGDASLAYAIQWSCNTVMAHLGVKVGLAGMVDTVSKFGFNDRRLRIPSGVAVSNFDRHMTVDQLALSSIGQFDTTATPLQMAMVSAAVANGGDLKRPYLVNRVTRSDGRTVARNYPQSYQQAMNPATAQQLQRMMVQAVEEGTGQNAAIEGATVGGKTGTAQHGLDNSGRPYAWFISWAQAADAGQPAVAVAVVVEEDVSADRGEISGGGSAAPIARAVMEAALRD, encoded by the coding sequence GTGATCCCCTACATCCGGCGGGCCGCCGCCCTGTGTCTGCTGCTCCTGGTCGCGCTACTGGTCAACGCCGCCCGGGTGCAGATCGTCGAATCCACGTCGCTCGACAAGAACCCGGCCAACCGGCGCCTTGCCATTGCCCGTTACGACGAGCCGCGCGGCGACATCCTGGTCGGCGGCAAGCCCGTCACCGGCTCGAAGGACACCGGCCAGCAACTGCGGTACGAACGCACCTACACCCAGGGCCCGATGTACGCGCCCGTCACCGGCTACGCCTCGCAGACGTACGGCACCACCCTCGTCGAGAACGCCGAGGACGGCGTCCTGACCGGCACGGACGCCATGCTCGCGCCGCTGCCCTTCTGGGACGACATCAGCCGCATCCAGCCGCCCGGCGGCAATGTCGTCACCACCATCAGGCCCTCGATGCAGCGCGCCGCGTTCGACGGGCTCGGCGGCAAGCGAGGGGCGGTCGCCGCGCTCGAACCGTCGACCGGGAGGATCCAGGCCCTGGTCAGCAGCCCTTCGTACGACCCCGGGCTGCTCTCCGGTACCGGGCCGCCGGTCAAGACCGAGTGGGCGAAGCTCAATACTTCGGGCAGCCAGCCGATGCTCAACCGGGCCATCCGGCAGACGTATCCGCCCGGCTCCGCTTTCAAGATCGTGACGGCGGCGGCCGCGCTTGACGCGGGTGTGGTCACGGACGTCGACGCGCCGTCCGGCGCGCCCGATCCCTATGTCCTGCCCGGCACCAGGACGACGCTCCCCAACGCGGCGGACGGCTGCGGCGACGCCTCGCTCGCGTACGCCATCCAGTGGTCCTGCAACACCGTGATGGCGCATCTGGGAGTGAAGGTGGGCCTCGCCGGAATGGTCGACACGGTGAGCAAGTTCGGCTTCAACGACCGCAGGCTGCGGATCCCCTCGGGAGTCGCCGTGTCCAACTTCGACCGCCATATGACCGTCGATCAGCTGGCGCTCTCATCGATCGGGCAGTTCGACACCACGGCGACGCCGCTGCAGATGGCGATGGTGTCGGCCGCTGTCGCCAACGGCGGGGATCTCAAACGCCCCTATCTGGTGAACCGGGTGACCAGGTCGGACGGTCGCACGGTCGCACGGAACTACCCGCAGTCGTACCAACAGGCGATGAACCCCGCGACCGCGCAGCAACTCCAGCGGATGATGGTCCAGGCCGTCGAGGAGGGCACCGGTCAGAACGCCGCAATCGAGGGGGCGACGGTGGGCGGCAAGACCGGTACGGCGCAGCACGGCTTGGACAACTCCGGTCGGCCCTATGCCTGGTTCATCTCCTGGGCGCAGGCGGCCGACGCGGGCCAGCCGGCGGTCGCGGTCGCCGTGGTCGTCGAGGAGGACGTATCGGCCGACCGCGGCGAGATCAGCGGCGGCGGCAGCGCGGCGCCGATCGCGCGGGCGGTGATGGAGGCTGCGCTGCGAGACTGA
- a CDS encoding DUF3291 domain-containing protein, whose amino-acid sequence MTMTYELAQVNIARLKFPLDSPELKDFVNGLDPVNAVADAADGFVWRLQSETGNATDVPVFGDEWLILNMSVWRDTNALTAFMYQGQHRELLGRRYEWFERVQEVMSTQWWVERGHRPTVQEAEDRLLHVREHGPTPRAFTLRTSFPPPTAE is encoded by the coding sequence ATGACCATGACCTACGAGCTCGCCCAGGTGAACATAGCCCGACTCAAATTCCCGCTGGATTCCCCGGAGTTAAAGGACTTCGTCAACGGCTTGGACCCGGTGAACGCTGTCGCGGACGCGGCAGACGGCTTCGTCTGGCGGCTCCAGAGCGAGACCGGAAATGCCACGGATGTGCCGGTTTTCGGGGACGAGTGGCTGATCCTGAACATGTCGGTGTGGAGGGACACGAACGCCCTGACCGCGTTCATGTACCAGGGACAGCACAGGGAGCTGCTGGGGCGGCGCTACGAGTGGTTCGAACGCGTCCAGGAGGTCATGAGCACGCAGTGGTGGGTGGAGCGGGGCCACCGCCCGACGGTCCAGGAGGCGGAGGATCGCCTGCTCCATGTACGCGAACACGGCCCGACGCCACGGGCGTTCACGCTGCGGACGAGTTTCCCGCCGCCGACGGCGGAGTGA
- a CDS encoding HEAT repeat domain-containing protein has protein sequence MFGGIDEVDWASLAHAYGPADDVPHMLFGLASADPAERETALDGMYGAVHHQGDVYDSTLACIPFLIELVANPAVQDRGGIVELLTSIGGIDLDGDDELDPEDEEFEYAANYAMASSAVTAGADVFLALVDAEDRGVRLTAPLALATLHDDPELVLGLLRERLGVEPDAEVRFACVEAAGRIALRHQRLAPEVVEWLTGLTRAPYHPGLRLAALAQLARCAPDALPADVVPGVTGLLRELRAEPVAASPAAESADPGAESVGPGAERAAPVAEPVGPCAESVGSCTESVGSRAEPAAPATEPVPERPSTPTLLGRLREMHEADRAGRGAPWTADLLRTLHSGLGDRVDDRIALLADQLCSPDWGQRIDAVRMSSGLLRTWRGAYDELVGLIGEQLADPEKRLADAAADALGELFGLAAPAADALADRVAADPGAWVREWESGPPTLGSALAALARAGDRRAVPVLARTLERPEAPHDLGYALDHLGAAAASLAPALRHRLGEIELDERLYDRAGPLLYGLTALRAADAVPEVLRVLRGAPDYRGEWVAESALRALTAFGPGAREAVPELRELLRCVGVGSGFSASLAARTAGALWAIEGDAEPVLPVLRAALSGTDSGARRSAARALGALGPAGGEASGALGDLLRSAEPWTRVDGAIALWRVTGDHGRAWPVLLTAWESLPNTRVPIAECLAELTAEGAERILRDELAAVRRHNAIDGGYGSHDIFTDEKLLALCRRALTRERTA, from the coding sequence GTGTTCGGGGGGATCGACGAGGTCGACTGGGCATCACTGGCGCACGCCTATGGGCCGGCGGACGATGTGCCTCACATGCTGTTCGGACTCGCGTCCGCGGATCCCGCGGAGCGCGAGACGGCGCTCGACGGGATGTACGGAGCGGTGCACCACCAGGGCGATGTGTACGACTCGACGCTCGCCTGCATTCCCTTCCTCATCGAGCTCGTGGCGAATCCCGCGGTCCAGGACCGGGGCGGCATCGTGGAGCTGCTGACCAGCATCGGCGGCATCGATCTGGACGGCGACGACGAACTCGATCCGGAGGACGAGGAGTTCGAGTACGCCGCGAACTACGCGATGGCCTCGTCCGCCGTGACCGCGGGCGCGGACGTCTTCCTCGCGCTGGTCGACGCGGAGGACCGCGGCGTGCGGCTCACGGCTCCGCTCGCGCTCGCCACGCTGCACGACGATCCCGAGCTGGTGCTCGGACTGCTGCGGGAGCGGCTCGGCGTCGAGCCGGACGCGGAGGTGCGGTTCGCCTGCGTCGAGGCCGCGGGCCGGATCGCGCTGCGCCACCAGCGGCTGGCGCCCGAAGTGGTGGAGTGGCTCACCGGGCTGACCCGGGCGCCGTACCACCCGGGGCTGCGGCTGGCCGCGCTCGCGCAGCTCGCCCGCTGCGCGCCGGACGCGCTGCCGGCCGATGTCGTGCCGGGGGTGACGGGCCTGCTGCGCGAACTGCGCGCCGAGCCGGTGGCGGCAAGCCCGGCGGCCGAGTCGGCGGACCCTGGCGCGGAGTCGGTCGGCCCCGGCGCCGAGCGCGCAGCGCCCGTCGCGGAACCGGTGGGCCCGTGCGCGGAGTCGGTCGGCTCCTGCACGGAGTCGGTCGGCTCCCGCGCCGAGCCCGCGGCACCCGCCACGGAACCCGTGCCCGAGCGGCCGTCGACGCCCACGCTCCTCGGCCGGCTGCGCGAGATGCACGAGGCGGACCGTGCGGGCCGCGGCGCCCCCTGGACGGCGGATCTGCTGCGTACGCTCCACTCGGGGCTCGGCGACCGCGTCGACGACCGGATCGCCCTGCTCGCCGACCAGTTGTGCAGCCCCGACTGGGGCCAGCGGATCGATGCCGTACGGATGAGCAGCGGGCTGCTGCGGACCTGGCGCGGTGCGTACGACGAGCTGGTCGGGTTGATCGGGGAGCAGCTCGCCGACCCTGAGAAACGGCTGGCGGACGCGGCCGCCGACGCGCTCGGGGAGCTGTTCGGCCTCGCCGCGCCCGCCGCGGACGCGCTGGCGGACCGGGTGGCCGCTGACCCCGGGGCCTGGGTCCGGGAGTGGGAGAGCGGGCCGCCCACGCTCGGCAGCGCGCTCGCCGCGCTGGCCCGGGCGGGCGACCGGCGCGCGGTGCCGGTTCTCGCGCGGACTCTGGAGCGGCCCGAGGCACCGCACGATCTGGGCTATGCGCTGGACCATCTGGGCGCGGCCGCGGCGTCGCTCGCGCCCGCGCTGCGTCACCGGCTCGGCGAGATCGAGCTGGACGAGCGGCTTTACGACCGGGCCGGGCCGTTGCTGTACGGGCTAACGGCGCTGCGGGCCGCCGATGCGGTGCCCGAGGTGCTGCGGGTACTGCGGGGCGCGCCCGACTACCGCGGGGAGTGGGTGGCCGAGTCGGCGCTGCGGGCGCTCACCGCCTTCGGGCCCGGCGCGCGGGAGGCCGTTCCGGAGCTGCGGGAGCTGCTGCGCTGCGTGGGCGTCGGCTCCGGCTTCTCGGCGTCTCTCGCGGCGCGGACGGCGGGGGCGCTGTGGGCGATCGAGGGTGACGCCGAGCCCGTGCTGCCGGTGCTGCGTGCGGCGTTGTCCGGCACGGATTCCGGGGCCCGGCGGTCGGCCGCGAGGGCGCTCGGCGCGCTGGGGCCTGCGGGCGGGGAGGCCTCCGGGGCACTGGGTGACCTGCTGCGGTCGGCGGAGCCGTGGACCCGGGTGGACGGGGCGATCGCGCTCTGGCGGGTGACGGGCGATCATGGGCGGGCATGGCCGGTTCTGCTGACAGCCTGGGAGAGTCTGCCGAACACCCGGGTGCCGATCGCCGAGTGCCTGGCGGAGCTGACGGCCGAGGGCGCGGAGCGGATCCTGCGCGACGAGCTCGCTGCCGTACGACGTCACAACGCGATCGACGGCGGATACGGCAGCCATGACATCTTTACGGACGAGAAGCTGCTGGCCCTGTGCCGGCGGGCACTGACGAGGGAGAGAACAGCATGA